The following nucleotide sequence is from Catonella massiliensis.
CAGAAGATAATCAATACAAAAAAGCAACTGATAAACTCGATTATAAAGCATGTAATCAACCTCGATAAGGACATTAGGCTAAAGATATCAAAGAAAGCAGTCAAAAACAATGATAATGAATTTAAAAAAATATTTGATAGACTTTCTGAAAGTGTAGAATATAATGAGATAATGTCACATACAAAGGGATATAAAACATCAACACATGACAATGGAGGCAAATACTATTATTTCACACTAAAACCTGATTACAAGATAAACAAGGCTGAGGCAAAGACTATTTTAGCCAATATTCAGCCCATTATAAAGACTAAGGAAGAGCTTATTAAGAGTATAGTTGCACATACAGAGAATCTGGATGAAGAATTTTCTATTAACGTAGATAACAGAGTCTTATCGTATAACAATCAAAAAGAGTATAATGCACTGTGGGATGAACTATACGCAATACCTGAAATTAATGACATAGTTCACTACAGTAAGGGAGATGATTCGGATTTTATTCAGTATAAGAACTATTTTAAGTGGAAAACAAAAATAAAGTATGATATCACAAGGAAGGAAGTCGCTGATCTGAATAATTTTGTGCAATCTTGGGTTGCAGAAAACATAAAGCCCGAAATGACAGAGGAAGAGAAGGCGAGAGCAATTAATGACTTTATGGTTAAAGAATACAGATACACCTATGGTGAAAAGAAACTCTCGTCAACGGATACTTTATCGTGTCCGGGAGGAAACCTAGGGAGATATTCTGTGTACACAAGCTTCGCCCTGCTTTATGGTAAGGGAGGGGTATGTGATGCAAAGGCTAAGATGTTCTACAGGCTTGCAAAGGCTGCAGGCCTTGATGTCATTTATATAACTGGTAATGTTGATGATGGGCTTCATGCCTGGAACTTGGTGAAGATTGACGGCAACTGGTATCATCTCGACAATACATGGAATAGGGGGCAGTATGATGGAAGCGGAGAATATGACTACTTTGAAACCAGAGCTTATTATTTAAAAGGAGATGCTACAATGAGTAGAGATCATAGTTGGGACAGAACAAAATACCCTGCCGCTAATGCTGACTATCCGCTGGGACCGGAACAGGCATTACATTATGATACAGAGAACAGTTATGACTCGTTTTCCCTAAAGAAAGCCTCCTAACTGTCTATAGATTATTGGCAGAAATTGTGATATCATTATAAAGTTAGGAACGAATTAACTATAAATTAGCATAGATTCAACCTCGGAGGAAGACATGGGGAGAGTAATTGCGGTAGCAAATCAAAAAGGCGGTGTGGGCAAGACGACCACTGTAATCAACCTGTCAGCCTGCCTTGCGGAAAAGGGCAAAAAGGTACTGGTTATAGACATTGATCCACAGGGGAATACTTCAAGCGGACTGGGAGTGGATAAGAACAATGCTGAAAACACAGTGTACGAGCTCCTCTTAGGAGAGAGTGAGCTTAGTGACTGCATCATAGAGAATGTGTATGACGGCCTGTCGGTTGTGCCGGCAAATGTAAACCTTGCAGGGGCTGAGATAGAACTTATAGGAATACCTGACCAGCATTATATTCTTAAGAAGCATATCGAAGCTGTGAGGGCAGACTATGACTTTATTATACTTGACTGTCCGCCATCCTTAAACACCCTAACCGTAAATGCAATGTCAGCAGCAGATTCGGTGCTTGTGCCGATACAGTGCGAATACTATGCACTTGAGGGACTCAGCCAGCTGATACATACAATAGAGCTTGTAAAGGCGAGGATGAACGAAAAGCTATACATAGAGGGTGTGGTATTTACTATGTATGATGCCCGCACCAACCTCTCACTTCAGGTGGTTGAGAACGTAAAGGATACTTTGAAGCAGAACATATACAAGACGATAATACCAAGAAACGTTAGACTGGCAGAATCACCAAGCCACGGTGTGCCAATCAATATCTATGATTCCAAGTCGGCTGGCGCAGAAGGCTATAGGGCGTTGGCTGATGAGGTCATAGAGAGCGATGTAACAGGATATTAGTAGAAAGAGGATAATAATGGAAATGAAAAAAGGGTTAGGCAAGGGACTTGATTCGATGATTCCTGAGAAAAAGACTAAGGCAGAGCTAAGTGAGGCGGCTGATAAGTCTTTCTTAGAAATAAAAATATCTGAAATAGACCCTAATATGGGGCAGCCAAGAAAAAGATTTGACGAAGATGAGCTCTTAGAGCTTTCGGAATCCATTAAGATACATGGTGTCATTCAGCCCATCATTCTCACAAAAAGAGGAAAGCGCTATGAGATAATAGCGGGCGAGAGGCGCTGGAGAGCTTCAAAGCTTGCAGGACTCACGAAGATTCCTGCGGTAATAAGGGAGTATACCGACAAAGAAATAATGGAAGTATCACTTATTGAAAATATCCAGCGTCAGGACTTAAACCCTGTGGAAGAGGCCGAAGCATTTAAGAATCTTATAGACGAGTATAAAATGAAGCAGGATGACCTTGCTGAAAGAGTGTCTAAAAGCCGTTCTGCAATCACGAACGCACTAAGGCTTCTTAAGCTTGACGATAGAGTTAAGTCAATGCTTGCGGAAGGGCTTATATCACCGGGACACGCAAGAGCTCTTCTTGCGGTTGAGGATAAAAATAAGCAGCATAACCTCGCAACCAGAATCTTTGATGAGAAGCTCAGTGTGAGAGAGACTGAAAAGCTGATTAAGCAAATCTTAGAGAATAAAGAGCCTGAGAAAGATAAGGAAACTTCTGAAAGGCTTGCGTACAAGAAGCTTGAAGAGAGCCTAAAGAGCATTTTGGGCAGTAAGGTAAGCATCAAGGGCAGAAACAATGGCAAGGGAAAGATAGAAATAGACTATTATTCAGTTGAAGAACTGGACAGAATAGCAGAATTACTTTCCACAATCAAGAAATAGGGATATAAGAGGTAAGCAAAATGAAGTTGTTTGGTTATGATTTTATTGCGGAGTATATAATATGTAGCTTGGCAGGAGTAATACTGCTGCTTTTTATATTTGATATCATTCAGTTTGTTAAGATTTCAGGACTTAAAAAGAGGATAGAAAGATTAACGGAAGGCAGCAAGGGAAGCCTTGAAGATAAGATAGCAGAGAAATTTGCACAGATTACCGAGATTAAAGAGGTTCAGAATAAGAACAGCAAAGACATTGAAATGATATTTAGAAGGCTTAAAGCCACATATCAGAAGGCAGCCATATACAGATATGATTCCATGGCTGACATGGGAGGTCAGTTAAGCTCAGTTATCGTGATGCTCGATGAGAGAGACAATGGTTTTCTCATTAACTCCGTACACAGTACCACAGCAGGTACCTACACATATGTTAAGAAAATAACAGATGGTCTTGCTGATGTGGAGCTTGCGGAGGAAGAGGCAGCCGCAATTGCAGAGGCAATTGGAAACAAGAAAACAAGATAGACACCTACAGATAGGAGAAGCTCATGCAACCTTTATTTTTAAGGCCTGTATTTAAGGAAATGATATGGGGTGGAACTGCCCTAAGGGATTTATACCACTATGATATACCAAGTGATAAAACGGGAGAATGTTGGGCGATTAGCGCACATAAGAATGGTGACTGCATAGTAGAAACCAGAGAGAAGTCCGAATATTCAGGAAAGAAGCTTAGTAAGCTGTGGCAAGATAACAAAGAGCTCTGGGGAAAGTCCGGAAAGGCAGAGGTATTCCCTCTTCTAACCAAGCTGATTTCTGCTGAAACCGACCTTTCCATCCAGGTTCATCCTGATGATAACTACGCTAAAGAGCACGAGGGTGGCTCTCTAGGTAAGACAGAGTGCTGGTATGTGGCTGATGCAAAAGAAGGTGCAACCATAGTAATAGGGCACAACGCTAAGAACAAAGAGGAGCTCCACAAATACATGGATGATAAGAACTTCAGAGGTCTTATCAGAGAAATCCCGGTAAAAAAAGGAGACTTCTTCTTTATAGAGCCGGGTACTGTACACGCTATAAAGGGAGGCACCGTTATCCTTGAAACGCAGCAAAACAGTGATATAACTTATAGACTGTATGACTATGACAGGCTTCAGGACGGCAAGCCTCGTGAGCTCCATATAGACAAGTGCTTTGATGTCATAACCTGTCCATTTGAGGAAAAAGAGCCTGTACATAGGGCTTGCAAGACTTTAGAGAATGGTTCTGAAGTTAGAAATCTGGTAGTATGTGACCTCTTTGAAGTAAGCTATATCAGGGTTGAAAAAGAGGTAAAACTCACTCAGGAAACAGACTTCACCTTGGTTAGCGTGCTAGAGGGTGAGGGAGTGATTATAAGTGAAAATGGCGATAAGTATGATATAAAAAAGGGAGAACATTTCATCCTCCCTTATGGCTTTGGTGCTTATGAACTTAAAGGTAATATGGAGCTTATAATATCTGGCTGCACTAAACGATGATATGGAGCTCATAATATCTGGCTGCACTAAACGATGATATGGAGCTCATAATATCTGGCTGCACTAAACGATGATATGGAGCTCATAATATCTGGCTGCACTAAATGATGATATGAAGCTCATAATATCCGGCTTTACTAACGATTAAATATATCCTCAAGAACAGGCTGTAAGAGGAGGATACCCTCCCCATCAGCTTCGCTAAAACGTCCTAAGGTAGGGCTGTCGATATCAAGTACAGCTACTACTTTACCGGATTTATCGTGTAAAGGAAGGACTATTTCTGAGTTTGATGCAGAGTCGCAGGCTATATGCCCCGGGAATGCGTGGACATCCTTTACCAGCTGGAGGCTGTCAGTGGACACCGCTGTTCCACATACACCCTTTCCTAAAGATATGGTTACACAGGCAGGCTTACCTTGAAAAGGTCCGAGGATTAGCTTATCATCTTTAAGCAGATAAAAGCCAACCCAATTTATATCAGTAAGCTCCATATTTAAGAGGGCTGATACATTTGAAAGATTGGCAATGAGGTCGCTTACATCAGATGTAAGAGCCTCTATTTCTTTTGATATGAGTGAATAGTTTGTCATATATTCTCCTTTGGCTGTAATATTTTGTCTCAGAATATCACAATTATTTGTTCATAACAAGTAGATAAACAGGTAACAGGAAAAAGTTTCAAAAAATTGTAAGAAAAGATTAAACTTAAGCCACTTGTAATTGACACTTATCTTGTTATATAATGAAATGTATATTTTTTGGATTTAACTTTATGTGGTAAAGGAAGAAACAGGATGAGCAATGAAGATGAATTTTTAAAAGAA
It contains:
- the manA gene encoding mannose-6-phosphate isomerase, class I; this encodes MQPLFLRPVFKEMIWGGTALRDLYHYDIPSDKTGECWAISAHKNGDCIVETREKSEYSGKKLSKLWQDNKELWGKSGKAEVFPLLTKLISAETDLSIQVHPDDNYAKEHEGGSLGKTECWYVADAKEGATIVIGHNAKNKEELHKYMDDKNFRGLIREIPVKKGDFFFIEPGTVHAIKGGTVILETQQNSDITYRLYDYDRLQDGKPRELHIDKCFDVITCPFEEKEPVHRACKTLENGSEVRNLVVCDLFEVSYIRVEKEVKLTQETDFTLVSVLEGEGVIISENGDKYDIKKGEHFILPYGFGAYELKGNMELIISGCTKR
- a CDS encoding DUF4446 family protein produces the protein MKLFGYDFIAEYIICSLAGVILLLFIFDIIQFVKISGLKKRIERLTEGSKGSLEDKIAEKFAQITEIKEVQNKNSKDIEMIFRRLKATYQKAAIYRYDSMADMGGQLSSVIVMLDERDNGFLINSVHSTTAGTYTYVKKITDGLADVELAEEEAAAIAEAIGNKKTR
- a CDS encoding ParB/RepB/Spo0J family partition protein; protein product: MEMKKGLGKGLDSMIPEKKTKAELSEAADKSFLEIKISEIDPNMGQPRKRFDEDELLELSESIKIHGVIQPIILTKRGKRYEIIAGERRWRASKLAGLTKIPAVIREYTDKEIMEVSLIENIQRQDLNPVEEAEAFKNLIDEYKMKQDDLAERVSKSRSAITNALRLLKLDDRVKSMLAEGLISPGHARALLAVEDKNKQHNLATRIFDEKLSVRETEKLIKQILENKEPEKDKETSERLAYKKLEESLKSILGSKVSIKGRNNGKGKIEIDYYSVEELDRIAELLSTIKK
- a CDS encoding ParA family protein, giving the protein MGRVIAVANQKGGVGKTTTVINLSACLAEKGKKVLVIDIDPQGNTSSGLGVDKNNAENTVYELLLGESELSDCIIENVYDGLSVVPANVNLAGAEIELIGIPDQHYILKKHIEAVRADYDFIILDCPPSLNTLTVNAMSAADSVLVPIQCEYYALEGLSQLIHTIELVKARMNEKLYIEGVVFTMYDARTNLSLQVVENVKDTLKQNIYKTIIPRNVRLAESPSHGVPINIYDSKSAGAEGYRALADEVIESDVTGY
- a CDS encoding GAF domain-containing protein — encoded protein: MTNYSLISKEIEALTSDVSDLIANLSNVSALLNMELTDINWVGFYLLKDDKLILGPFQGKPACVTISLGKGVCGTAVSTDSLQLVKDVHAFPGHIACDSASNSEIVLPLHDKSGKVVAVLDIDSPTLGRFSEADGEGILLLQPVLEDIFNR
- a CDS encoding transglutaminase domain-containing protein, with the protein product MKRISFIFSFVLILCITSGVYTKVNSVNAGTSRIVTVAVKKSKNVKQKQKIINTKKQLINSIIKHVINLDKDIRLKISKKAVKNNDNEFKKIFDRLSESVEYNEIMSHTKGYKTSTHDNGGKYYYFTLKPDYKINKAEAKTILANIQPIIKTKEELIKSIVAHTENLDEEFSINVDNRVLSYNNQKEYNALWDELYAIPEINDIVHYSKGDDSDFIQYKNYFKWKTKIKYDITRKEVADLNNFVQSWVAENIKPEMTEEEKARAINDFMVKEYRYTYGEKKLSSTDTLSCPGGNLGRYSVYTSFALLYGKGGVCDAKAKMFYRLAKAAGLDVIYITGNVDDGLHAWNLVKIDGNWYHLDNTWNRGQYDGSGEYDYFETRAYYLKGDATMSRDHSWDRTKYPAANADYPLGPEQALHYDTENSYDSFSLKKAS